Proteins encoded in a region of the Mercenaria mercenaria strain notata chromosome 1, MADL_Memer_1, whole genome shotgun sequence genome:
- the LOC123564065 gene encoding uncharacterized protein LOC123564065, with protein MLVMATEFKLIFRMTARAAGDVVCFKQDGQRFDQTHTVKLNTDTEYDLKFTLKPAIYVDKLMINGELHKLELCTDIKDESEDVRTYRTQYETVGHDVTKKGKRKELLFVLELENGVYMKISLQCKLYKVGETDHSHWGQKLTTVDMDCKMEEGHNYVTIMREKYL; from the exons ATGCTTGTGATGGCAACTgaatttaaattgatatttaGAATGACTGCACGTGCAGCTGGTGATGTCGTCTGCTTCAAACAAGATGGTCAGAGGTTTGATCAGACTCatacagtaaaattaaatacTGACACCGAGTACGATCTCAAGTTTACGCTGAAACCAGCTATATACGTAGA TAAATTGATGATAAACGGGGAACTTCACAAGCTTGAGCTTTGTACTGATATCAAAGATGAGAGCGAGGATGTAAGGACTTATAGGACACAGTACGAAACTGTCGGACATGACGTCACCAAAAAAGGAAAGAGGAAGGAACTACTTTTTGTTTTAGAG CTTGAAAATGGTGTTTATATGAAGATCAGCTTACAGTGTAAGTTGTATAAAGTAGGTGAGACGGATCACTCCCACTGGGGTCAGAAACTAACAACTGTAGACATGGATTGTAAAATGGAGGAAGGACACAATTATGTTACTATAATGAGGGAAAAGTATTTATGA